The window GTGATTTATACGGTTAGTTATAAAAAAGATAATAATTCAGGTGCAGATGAGATCGAATTTTACTTTTCTGAGAATACAAATGCCATAAACGAAAGTAAGAAAACCGGTAGTTTGTCAACCTCTAAAACCACAGTTACTAACACTATCGAGCTAGATCTTAGAGCAAATCAAACCTACGGCATCGGTTTTTCAAGAAGTAATGAGGCTCCTAACAATGTACCATTAACGATTTTTGCTGACTTAACAGAGTTTAGCATTCAGCGTCTTTAAGGTAGTTCGATTATTACGCTTTTTCTGATGCTGTGCTTATCCTATGAATTAAAGCGCAAGTAATTTTTATAGTTTCGCTTTCGCGAAAGCGGAACTTCAACAACTAGTAGTTCATTTTAACACCATAGCTTTTCTTCATCAATCTTGTAATTGAAATCTAGTACCTCATTAAATCAATTATATACCATGAAGCACCATCGCTTTGAATGGTTATACTGCGCACGCCACCAGCATTTGTATTAAGTCCGTAAGTCGAGAAATTGCTTCCGCCTGGCTCTGTAAAATCGTTACCGAGAGCGGTAAGTGTAATGTTATTGCTACCGGTAGCCATTACTATTTTATAAACTCTTCCCGTATTGGTCGTATTTGCATTAGGAATAGAAACCGAACCAGATACGATAACCGTGTAATCATTATCTGCAACGGTACCGCTTGCCATATTACGGATGTTCATAGAAACGCTACCATTTACATCTATGGTACTGGTAGTCGTCGTAGTGTTAATTCCAACAGTTTGACTAGAAGTAGATTGAATTATATTACCGTTTACCGACCATGGATCGTTTACAGTTACCCAACTAGTATTTCCACTACCATCGGTTTGCAAAAACTCATTAGCGTTACCATTTGTATTTGGCAACGTATACTGATTACCATTATTTCCTAATTCTATGGCTCCTAGGACAGAAAGTGGCGCGGCGTCGTCTAAATCTATAGCCACTTTGTTGACAGCACCTTGTTTGAAAAGAAATGCGTTATCTGTTGGATCATATTGTAAATCAAAAGTACTACCAGGAGATTCCGTAAGTATGGTTCTAGTCACATTAGTACCAGAATTAGAAGCGTACATCGTTAGAAAATCGTCTGGAGTGGTTGTAGTGTTATCAAGAATGATGCGCTCGTTAGTTCTCAAAAAGAGGTCATCACCAGGAGTTCTCAATCTAATTTGAGTCGCAAGAGTTTCATCCCAAAATCCAATATCTGCATTTTCCCAAGTGGTCCAAGAGGTTGTGCCGCTTCCATCGGTTTGTAATATTTCATTAGTGTTACCATTGGTGTTAGGCAACGTATATTGATTACCGTTATTTCCTAATTCTATGGCTCCTAGGACAGAAAGTGGCGCGGCGTCGTCTAAATCTATAGCCACTTTGTTGACAGCACCTTGTTTAAAAAGAAATGCGTTATCTGTTGGATCATATTGTAAATCAAAAGTACTACCAGGAGATTCCGTAAGTATGGTTCTAGTTACATTAGTACCAGTATTAGAAGTGTACATCGTGAGAAAATCGTCTGGAGTGGTTGTAGTGTTATCAAGAATGATGCGCTCGTTAGTTCTCAAAAAGAGGTCATCACCAGGAGTTCTCAATCTAATTTGAGTTGCAAGAGTTTCATCCCAAAATCCAATATCTGCATTTTCCCAAGTGGTCCAAGAAGTTGTACCGCTTCCATCTGTTTGTAATATTTCATTTGTGTTACCATTTGTATTAGGCAGCGTATACTGATTACCATTATTTCCTAATTCTATGGCTCCTAGGACAGAAAGTGGCGCAGCGCCATCTAGATCTATAGCCACTTTGTTGACAGCACCTTGTTTAAAAAGAAATGCATTATCTGTAGGATCATATTGTAAGTCAAAAGTACTACCAGGAGATTCCGTAAGTATGGTTCTAGTCACATTAGTACCAGAATTAGAAGCGTACATCGTTAGAAAATCGTCTGGAGTGGTTGTAGTGTTATCAAGAATGATGCGCTCGTTTGTTCTCAAAAAGAGGTCATCACCAGGAGTTCTTAATCTAATTTGAGCTGCCAGTGTCTCGTCCCAAAATCCAATATCTGCATTTTCCCAAGTGGTCCAAGAGGTTGTGCCGCTTCCATCGGTTTGTAATATTTCATTAGTGTTACCATTTGTATTGGGCAACGTATACTGATTACCATTATTTCCTAATTCTATGGCTCCTAGGACAGAAAGTGGCGCGGCGCCATCTAGATCTATAGCCACTTTGTTGACAGCACCTTGTTTAAAAAGAAATGCGTTATCTGTAGGATCATATTGTAAGTCAAAAGTACTACCAGGAGATTCCGTAAGTATGGTTCTAGTCACATTAGTACCAGTATTAGAAGCGTACATCGTTAGAAAATCGTCTGGAGTGGTTGTAGTGTTATCAAGAATGATGCGCTCGTTAGTTCTCAAAAAGAGATCATCACCAGGAGTTCTCAATCTAATTTGAGTTGCAAGAGCTTCATCCCAAAATCCAATATCTGCATTTTCCCAAGTGGTCCAAGAGGTTGTGCCGCTTCCATCGGTTTGTAATATTTCATTAGTGTTACCATTTGTACTAGGCAACGTATATTGATTACCGTTATTTCCTAATTCTATGGCTCCTAGGACAGAAAGTGGCGCGGCGCCATCAAGATCTATAGCCACTTTGTTGACAGCACCTTGTTTAAAAAGAAATGCGTTATCTGTGGGATCATATTGTAAATCAAAAGTACTACCAGGAGATTCCGTAAGTATGGTTCTAGTCACATTAGTACCAGAATTAGAAGCGTACATCGTTAGAAAATCGTCTGGAGTAGTAGTAGTGTTATCAAGAATGATGCGCTCGTTAGTTCTCAAAAAGAGGTCGTCACCAGGAGTTCTCAATCTAATTTGAGTTGCAAGAGCTTCATCCCAAAATCCAATATCTGCATTTTCCCAAGTGGTCCAAGAGGTTGTGCCGCTTCCATCGGTTTGTAATATTTCATTAGTGTTACCATTTGTATTAGGCAACGTATACTGATTACCATTATTTCCTAATTCTATGGCTCCTAGGACAGAAAGTGGCGCTGCGTCGTCTAGATCTATAGCCACTTTGTTGACAGCACCTTGTTTAAAAAGAAATGCGTTATCTGTGGGATCATATTGTAAGTCAAAAGTACTACCAGGAGATTCCGTAAGTATGGTTCTCGTCACATTAGTACCAGTATTAGAAGCGTACATCGTTAGAAAATCGTCTGGAGTAGTAGTAGTGTTATCTAGAATGATGCGCTCGTTAGTTCTAAAATAAAGATCACTTCCTAAATTAATAGGTCGTATTCTACCAGAATTATCCACATATACATCGCTTATGTTCATTGGGTTCAATACATTCATCCATCCATTTCCGTGATCATAAAAATAGAAACCGCGATCATAACCGACGATGTTTGTAGATAAGAATAATAGCATACCATCTTGATCTGCAGTTACGTTAATAGGAAATGCTGTTACTCTAGGGATGAGTAATCCATCAGGCGTCGTTGAAGCACTTGCCTGAATATCTAAAGTTGATTTTGGGTCGTCTGTATTTATTCCTACTTGTGCTTTTAAATTATTGATTGAGGCTATAAAAATAAAGAGTATTAAGAGGCTTTTATGTGGACAATATTTCATGATTGGTTTGAATTAGTACACTAACTTAATGAATATAAGCGCGATAAGTATACGTTATTCGACGAGTAGCTATTAAATTCGATTTTCAACTATTCTTATTAATGCCAGCTGGAATAAAAAAAACATTTACTAAGCTTTAGTAAGTAATAGGCCTAAAAAAAGGAGAATTTAATACTATACCATTTACAGATACATTTTTATATCGGTTCTAGCGAGTGGTTAAAATCATTAGCGGATTATCAATCAACTGATTTAAATAAAGCTGGTTTTGATGTAAGAAGATGGAAGACTTGAATAATGTTTTAAGTTTTCCGCTTTCGCGAAAGCGGAATTACAACTACCCTATTTTATTGAAAGCAAACTATGTAGGTTTTAAGTAACAGTAAATTCACTTGTAAATCATAGATTGATTTATTAAAGCCGTCTTAAGTGGAACGATATTTTCTCAATGATTTGTTATCTTCATCAATATGTGGAGAAAATCATTTCAAATTATAGGTATAATAGCGGCGTTAATGAGTTTATTGCCGCTTCTTGCAGCAGATTATTGGTGGATTAGAGCTTTTGATTTTCCACATCTCCAATTTACAGGGTTTACCTTGCTAGCGATCATTCTATTCTTTTTTACCTTTAAACCTAAATGGATCAATGATTATTTCTATATCCTTATTTTATTAGGATGTTTTGCATTTCAATTTTATAGGTTTATAGATTATACACCTTTTGTGAGTACTGAAGTAAGTGAAAGTTCTGACGGTATTACCCAAGAAGATATTGTAAGTGTGTATAACGTGAACTTGCTACAAGAAAATAAAGAAAGCGAGGCTTTAATTGAAGAAATCAAAAGCAAGCAACCTGATATAATTGTTTTTACTGAGGCAAATCAGCGGTGGAAAGAAACAATTGAAAGTAGCTTGGGGAATTCATATGCTTATAAAATCGAGCAACCGCAGGAAAATACTTATGGAATGCTATTGTATTCCAAAATGGAATTGATCGATGGTACGATTAAATTTAGGGTAGACCCTAAAATACCATCCATTGAAGCAAAAGTGAAAATGAGAAACGGCGACCTTTTCCAATTGTATGCTATTCACCCTACGCCGCCTATGCCTCAACACAATCCTAAAAGCACTGATAGAGATAAAGAACTGATGCAAATAGCCTTAGAAAGCTATGAAGCTACTTTACCGGTAGTTGTTATGGGTGATTTTAACGATGTAGCGTGGTCAGATAGTACACAGCTTACTAAAACTGTAGGTAAATTATTAGATGTAAGAATAGGTAGAGGTTTTTACAATACTTACCATGCGAAATACCCTATTTTTAGATGGTCGCTAGATCATATACTTACTTCTTCAGAATTTAGATTAAAAGATAATGGTACAGGAGTTAGTTTCGGTAGTGATCATTTCCCTTATTGGGTTGTTTTATCTTTTGAGCCAGAATTATCAAAAGAACAAACTCCCGAAGAACCTTCAGAAGCGGATTTAGATAGGGCTAAGGAGCAAATGAATAGGTCTGAGAAAGAAAATGTAGCTGATAACTCAAAATAATTATGGTTTGCAAAACTTATTTGAATTATCTATATAATTTTATTGATATAAGAAAAACTTAGCGCTGCTGCAGCGATTCCAAGAGATATGCTTAAGAGCAAATAAAGAAGGGCTGTTACATAAGAGGCATTCTTAAGGAGTAGAAAAAGCTCCACACTGAAAGTAGAAAAGGTGGTAAGACCACCACAAAAGCCTATCCCTAACAAAACGTACCATTGATAGGTCAATTCTTCTTTTTGGAAAGCAGCTAGAAAACCTCCTAAAAGTAAGCATCCTAATAAGTTTACAGTCAAAGTAGGAATCCACTTTAATTCATTTACATTTAAAATAGTAGAAATATAAAACCTGAGACTACTTCCTAATCCACCACCTAAGAAAACAAGTAATAAGGCTTTCATTTATTGAATAGGGAAATAAATTTCTGTAAGATAATTAGCTGGATTAGCAGTCAATTCAGGATCTGTTTTATAGATCTCATAAACAGGTAAATCTGATCTTAGAAGACCGTTTTGAGCTATAAATTCTTCTCCTTTTTTCCACGCCTCGTTTAAGTGCTTATAAGCACCTTTTAAGGTGACTTTTACTGCTTTTGTTGGTTCTTGATAACTACTAAGAATATTACTGCCAGTAGCAGTAATTTCTCGATTTTGAACTGGCACAGCCGCAGAAAAAATAGTGCTATTATTTGAAGGGTCTATGGTTTCATAAATAATTTTAGGCATGCCGTACAGGTCGATATTATTGCGTTGCATGTAGGACATAATGTTTTGCAACATTTGAGACTTTAACTGTGCTACGTTATTTAGTTTTGAACTTGAGGACATGTATAGAAAATATCCGCCGCCAGTCTCGATAATGCCATCTACATTTATAGAATAGACATTCATTTTTTCCTTTACGACTTGTTCTAGATTTTTTAATCCTTGCTCGTATTTTGGGGAAATCTCTTCTTCCATATTGAAGCCAAAAACAGCACTCATTACTTTATCCAGTAGTCCTTGTTCTCCTTTAATATTCCAAACTACTTCAGTACCATTTTCTACTTCATTGAGATTCATTGTTACCTCGCTAGTAGAGTCAGTCATACCATTGTTATAGTACATGTCCATAAGTACAGATGTATTAGGATCAAGACCTTTAATCGTCATTTTTCCATTTCCATTGTCATCAGTAAACGTATAATAACCGTCAACACCTCTAGTCTGTGTTCCCATTGTTGAAGTTATATTTTCATCTTCTAACCATGGATTCCAATTATCCCATTGTTTAAAATCTTCTATTTGCTCATAAATAACCTCTGCCGGAGCATCGATTGTTCTTTTTTCTGTAATGTCGTAAGAGCCATCTTTAAGGGAGAAAAAAATAGAACCACCTATGATGATGATGAGAAGCAGTATAAAAATGTATTTAAAAATTTTCATTTGGGATCTTTAGCGCATCAAATATACAATTATTGCTATTTACAAAGTATTAAAGATATGCAAGAGTATCCATGAATGAATTAAGTTACTTTCAATTTTAACCAAAAAAAACTGCCAGATAAAAATCTGACAGTTCTATGAGAAAGTCATAATAATATGAACTTTCTTCCCCCTAAAAATGTGTTTTTGTATTCCCTATTAATTTTATAGGGTAAAGATAAGATACATTTCCATTTTATAAAATACCCATTAAGGGGTATATTCTGTTAAAATTTGGATTATTGATAAAAGTCTGGTATTCAATCAATTTAATTCCATCTTAATATCATGTAATAAAGTCTATTTGAAACTATTCATTAAAGCACCTTTATCATAAAAGTAAAAGGGAAATTCTTCTCAAGGTTCCAAAAACGTAAAGTTCTTATTGAAAATACTTAATTGCTCTCTATTTATAGTGTTTATAAAGACCTAAAGCATAGCGCATCAGTTCTCCCTTACCTTGTAATCCAAGTTTTTGAATCATGTTTTTGCGATGTTTAGAAACCGTACTGACAGCTGTAAATCTTTCTGCTGCAATTTCTGAAGAACTTTTCCCTTGAGCAATTAATTTTAATATCTCGCTTTCACTCGGAGAAAGAATTGTTTTTCTCTTTGAAACCTCAGAATTTCCAACAGCGTCTATTCTGATTGATGGATCAAAATAACGTTCTCCATTTGCTACTGCAATAATAGCTTTCCTCACTTCATTCAAAGTCCGTCTTTTTAAAACATATCCATGAGCTCCAGCTTTTATCATATCTCTGATAGCATCCTCATTTTCAAACATAGAAAAGGCAATCACTTTAGTTTCAGGATACTTCTCGTTAATCTTAGTACAAAGTTCTACACCATTCATTCTAGGCATGCTCACATCACTTAGAACGATGTCTGCAGTTTTATGATGTAAGATTTCCAGTAATTCCTTACCATCTTTTGCAGTAGCAATGACCTTTATTTCTTCATCATACTTGAAAAGCAATTGAAGTCCATCAATTAAGGATTCATGGTCTTCAGCTATAATTAGTTTTATCATAATAGGGAATATCAATGTTAATAGTAGTTCCTCTTCCTACATGAGAGTCAACTTCAAAAGTACCCTCTAAATTTTCTACTCTTTTTTCTATATTGCTCAATCCCATACCGTCGGACTGAGGAAGGACAGTTGCATTGAAACCAGTACCATTATCTTCAACCATGATATTCAAATTCTCATCGTATGAAGTCAAATTAATAGTAGCAACTGAGGCTTGAGCATGTTTCATAATATTATTAAGTAATTCTTGAACTGTTCTAAAGATGATAAGTTCCATACTACTTTCTAATTTTTTGTCTAAACCATGATGAATAAATTCTACATTTAATTTTCCACTTGAGGTTATTTTATCTGTAAGAGTTTGTATAGATGGTATTAAACCTTTGCTTGCGAGTACGCCATTATTCCTATTATGCGACATGGTTCTTATAGTTTCATAAGTGTCATCTAGAATTTGCTCCGTACGATGGTATACTTCAAGACCTTGTTCATCTTTTACGTTGTTTTTTAAATTTTCAAAGTATAGTTTTACAGTAGTTAATGAGCTTCCTAAATTATCATGAAGTTCTTCAGCAAGTTTTTTACGCTCTTTTTCTTGACCAGTTATCATAGCGTCTATTGTAGCTAGCTCCTGATTTTTTAAAATGGTGTCTGCTCGTTGTTTTTCTAATTCTTGCTCTTTTTGGGCAAGTAATTTTTTCTTACGCTGGTTATTATATATGAATAGTCCAAGTAATACAAGTATTGCAGCTCCACTTGATAAGGCATAAATTTGAGCACGTTGTGCTTCGGTAGCCGCTTTTAATTCTAGATTTTCTTTTTCTTTTTGAGTGGTTTGATACTTAGTTTCTAGCTCTTGAATATTTGCCATTAAATTGTCAGGCTCCAATTGTTCTCTTAACTCATCTATTTCTTGATAACTTTCAGTAGCTTTTTTATACTCTTCATTATTAGCATATGCGCCTGCAATATTTTCCAGAAATATTAACCTCGTAGTTTTTATTTCTTTTGTAAGGTCTAATTCAAGTGCTTTTTGAAAGTAGGAAATAGCTTTAGTAAAATTATGTTGCTCATTATACAACTGACCATAATTGTTATAGAGATAGGCCAACTCATCTACATCTTTATTTATCTTTAGTAACACTTCTTTTTTATCGTAATAATAAAGAGTGCTGTCTAAATTTCCATTTAGGTAGTGAGCGACACCAATATTTGAGAGATTTTTAAGAGCGATATTATTTTTCCCTTCATCTCTGGCTAGCTCATCAATTTTGCGAAATAACTCTACTGCAAGACTATAATCTTGACTTGTTATGGCAAGAAGTGCCCTTCTACTATTACAACTTATTTTTTTCTCTACATCGTTACTTGAACTAGCTATTTCACAATTTTCTTCAACAAGTTGTTCTTTTATTGCAGTAGGTTTTCGGAGAATTCCAACTATATCTAGCAGTAAATCATTAGTTTTAAAAAGTAAATTTGAGTTTTCTAACTTTGTGAATACCTCTTTGGCTTTTAAAGCTTCTTCGTACGCTTTTTCATGATCCTCATAAGCTAAGTAAATATTCGCTAAGCTTAAATAGAATGATCCTAGTTCATTTTGGGACAACTTTGAACTATCAATTTGTTTAGTTAGTTCTTCAGCTTCATGAAAATTTTCATTCTCAATTAGTTTATGAAGTGAGTCTATAATTACAGCTTCTGGTTGTTGACTAAAAGCAAAGAAACTTAGGAAAAGTAGTGAGCTAAAACAAATTTTAAACATTACCCTTATTAAATTTTTCGATTAAGGTAATTTACTTAGAATAAGACCTCCGGTTGCAGTGGCATCGTGAGCTGGCCCTTCTAAACCGAAGCCCTTATGGCTATTTTCAGAGTTTTCTTTATGTTCATGGGTTGTATTGCAGGGTTCTGTTGAGTAGGATACCAAGTTAGTTATATCAAATCTAAAAACGTCATCCTTAGAATCCTTGAAGGTAAGCCAGTTGTGATTAAAAGCGCTTATTTCTATTTGATTTCCACCATTGTCACTTTTATCATAAAAATATGTCAATACTCTAGTTTCATTACAGTAATTGAGACCTATTAATCTTATAGAAGGTTTGTCAGTTCTTAAAGTGCCGCTCGTTGCGATGTATTTGTTGTTATTAGAATCAAGCTCCCAGTTGACTTGTAAATACACTTCGTATTCCTGATCAATTAAATATTCTTTACTTTGATTCTTTTGATCCAATACAATATTAAATATAGGTATGTTGCTGGATATAGGATCATGTAAAAATTTTAAAGACTTATCTTCTGTGCTTTTTTCGATAATTTTTTCATTATCGTTAATAGTATTTTCATTATCAGGGTTTTCTTTACAAGATGAGAATAGAATTATGCAAAGTAGAGGCAATAAAATTTTAGTTTTCATTTGATTGAATTTAAAGAAGAATAAAAATGTTAGTTTTAAATGGAATTTGAAATACCCTTTAAAGGGTATTTTTTAAATCATCCATCTTTAAAGAAACCATAAAAATTACATACTAACAATTTAAAACTAAAAAATCCTATCAAAAGGATAGGATTTAGGTTAAAGGGCTAAGAATAGTGAATTATCTAAAAACTCCACTAGGAAAACTCACCATACTTTCTATACCATCTTTACCTACGGCGGCAACTCCAAAAAACGAATTGTCTATTACTATTTCTTTCAGTGTATACTCAGTAACATCACCTACATATCGAGAATTATCCCATGTAGGACTTGTGGTATCTCGCCAGTAAATTTTATAACCTACAGCATCTTTTACCTTATCCCATTTTAACTTGGCATCTGCCTCAACAATTCCACCTATTTTGACATTTTCAGGTGGAGTAGGAGCCCAAGCTAACTGTGCCAAATTAATAGCATTTACTGCAGTTAACTTTCTAGCATAAGGAAAATTTACATGCTTTACCACATCTCCATAAGCGATACCATCTTCTACGCGTATGTCTTGATGCTGTTGGGTGTAATTTTCATGAGCCTCCATAATACGTATTCCTGGAAAACCTAAATCAGCAAAAGGCCTGTGGTGACCTCCACGACCGAAACGATCTAATCTGTAAACCATCATAGGCTTCATCTCTGGCATATACACTTTTACCGATTTGTGAATATAACGAGCCAGCTGTCTAGAAATACCGTCTACTTCACCACCATAGAAACGACGCATGCGACGTTGTCTTTCAGTTTCAGTAGGGTCTGTAGGTTCAGAGAAGATTCTAAATTCTCTATTATCAATCACGCCATCCACACCTTTTATGTTACCTATCATGTCGTTATTTAAAAAACCGATCACGTTCCATTCTTTTTTCTTTGCATATTCTGCAAGACCTTTACCACCGAATAGTCCTTGTTCTTCACCACTCAATCCTACGTATACGATACTGTTTTTAAATTTTCTCTTAGATAGCACTCTTGCTGCTTCTATAGTTCCTGCCATTCCACTGGCATTGTCATTTGCACCAGGCGCATCAGTAGTAAAATCCATGGTATCACTTGCTCTGGAATCAATATCGCCACTCATCATTACCATGTCATTAGGATTATCTGTACCTCTTTGAATAGCAACAACATTAACTACGTAGGCATCTTTAGGAACACGATTTCCCATTTCTGTAGTTACCAGATCCTTTTGGTAAAACACTTCTAGACAGCCACCGCAATCTGCTGATATTTTATCAAATTCTGCTTTGATCCATCTTCTAGCAGCACCTATTCCTCTCGTGTTAGAAACCGTATCTGAGAAAGTGTTTCTCGTACCAAAACCTGCTAGTTTTCGCACGTCATTCTCAATGCGATCTGCACTTACTTCATCTATTATGTTATACAAATCCATTTGATTCTCACTTGGGACTTGAGCTGTTACCATCCCACTAATTATAAAGGCAAAGAATATTATTTTTTTCATTTTAACTAATTTGGGTCTAAGATAGCAACTAGCAAACTTTGAAACTCTACTAAATTGTTAAAGAATGGAATCTGGATTGTTCAACTTTTACTTATTTCTTGTGACGCTTTCGCGAAAGCGAGATCAAAAAAAAGCCAATCATAATAGATTGGCTCTTGTGGAGGAATAATAGTTTTAATTATGCTTTTTTCTTGATTTCTACTGCATGCGGATAAGGAATCTCGATATTTTCCTTGTCTAAAGTTAACTTTGTGTTTTCTACTGTCCAAAAATATACATCCCAATAATCTTCTGGTTTGCAGTATGGTCTTACAGCTAAATTTACAGAACTATCTGCTAGCTCGCTCACATTCACAGAAGGCGCTGGATCTTTTAGAACCTGAGAGTTTGATTCAAGCATACTTAATAAGGCATCTTTTGCTTGTTTTATATTTTCACCATAGCCTATTCCTACAGTGGTATCAACTCTCATTTTACCTTCTGCAGAGTAATTTACGACATTGCCATTTGCCATCGGGCCATTGGGAATAATAGCAAGTTTATTTTGTGGGGTAATTAGCTTTGTAACGAGAATGTCTATTTCTTTAACAGCACCTAACTCACCTTGAGCCTCTATTAAATCTCCTATTTTATAAGGTTTAAATATTAGAATTAGCACTCCACCTGCA is drawn from Nonlabens dokdonensis DSW-6 and contains these coding sequences:
- a CDS encoding response regulator is translated as MIKLIIAEDHESLIDGLQLLFKYDEEIKVIATAKDGKELLEILHHKTADIVLSDVSMPRMNGVELCTKINEKYPETKVIAFSMFENEDAIRDMIKAGAHGYVLKRRTLNEVRKAIIAVANGERYFDPSIRIDAVGNSEVSKRKTILSPSESEILKLIAQGKSSSEIAAERFTAVSTVSKHRKNMIQKLGLQGKGELMRYALGLYKHYK
- a CDS encoding mechanosensitive ion channel family protein, whose translation is MIQNPIVEAENADINIDSSGFSIENITSYALEYGVPLLKAILIYIIGAFIIKKLVKFVRKLMEKRDYDLTLRKFLTNLIKWTLTVLLVVTVAGTLGVETASFAAILAAAGLAIGLALQGSLSNFAGGVLILIFKPYKIGDLIEAQGELGAVKEIDILVTKLITPQNKLAIIPNGPMANGNVVNYSAEGKMRVDTTVGIGYGENIKQAKDALLSMLESNSQVLKDPAPSVNVSELADSSVNLAVRPYCKPEDYWDVYFWTVENTKLTLDKENIEIPYPHAVEIKKKA
- a CDS encoding SRPBCC family protein, with protein sequence MKIFKYIFILLLIIIIGGSIFFSLKDGSYDITEKRTIDAPAEVIYEQIEDFKQWDNWNPWLEDENITSTMGTQTRGVDGYYTFTDDNGNGKMTIKGLDPNTSVLMDMYYNNGMTDSTSEVTMNLNEVENGTEVVWNIKGEQGLLDKVMSAVFGFNMEEEISPKYEQGLKNLEQVVKEKMNVYSINVDGIIETGGGYFLYMSSSSKLNNVAQLKSQMLQNIMSYMQRNNIDLYGMPKIIYETIDPSNNSTIFSAAVPVQNREITATGSNILSSYQEPTKAVKVTLKGAYKHLNEAWKKGEEFIAQNGLLRSDLPVYEIYKTDPELTANPANYLTEIYFPIQ
- a CDS encoding tetratricopeptide repeat-containing sensor histidine kinase; translation: MFKICFSSLLFLSFFAFSQQPEAVIIDSLHKLIENENFHEAEELTKQIDSSKLSQNELGSFYLSLANIYLAYEDHEKAYEEALKAKEVFTKLENSNLLFKTNDLLLDIVGILRKPTAIKEQLVEENCEIASSSNDVEKKISCNSRRALLAITSQDYSLAVELFRKIDELARDEGKNNIALKNLSNIGVAHYLNGNLDSTLYYYDKKEVLLKINKDVDELAYLYNNYGQLYNEQHNFTKAISYFQKALELDLTKEIKTTRLIFLENIAGAYANNEEYKKATESYQEIDELREQLEPDNLMANIQELETKYQTTQKEKENLELKAATEAQRAQIYALSSGAAILVLLGLFIYNNQRKKKLLAQKEQELEKQRADTILKNQELATIDAMITGQEKERKKLAEELHDNLGSSLTTVKLYFENLKNNVKDEQGLEVYHRTEQILDDTYETIRTMSHNRNNGVLASKGLIPSIQTLTDKITSSGKLNVEFIHHGLDKKLESSMELIIFRTVQELLNNIMKHAQASVATINLTSYDENLNIMVEDNGTGFNATVLPQSDGMGLSNIEKRVENLEGTFEVDSHVGRGTTINIDIPYYDKTNYS
- a CDS encoding M28 family peptidase, with amino-acid sequence MKKIIFFAFIISGMVTAQVPSENQMDLYNIIDEVSADRIENDVRKLAGFGTRNTFSDTVSNTRGIGAARRWIKAEFDKISADCGGCLEVFYQKDLVTTEMGNRVPKDAYVVNVVAIQRGTDNPNDMVMMSGDIDSRASDTMDFTTDAPGANDNASGMAGTIEAARVLSKRKFKNSIVYVGLSGEEQGLFGGKGLAEYAKKKEWNVIGFLNNDMIGNIKGVDGVIDNREFRIFSEPTDPTETERQRRMRRFYGGEVDGISRQLARYIHKSVKVYMPEMKPMMVYRLDRFGRGGHHRPFADLGFPGIRIMEAHENYTQQHQDIRVEDGIAYGDVVKHVNFPYARKLTAVNAINLAQLAWAPTPPENVKIGGIVEADAKLKWDKVKDAVGYKIYWRDTTSPTWDNSRYVGDVTEYTLKEIVIDNSFFGVAAVGKDGIESMVSFPSGVFR
- the crcB gene encoding fluoride efflux transporter CrcB — protein: MKALLLVFLGGGLGSSLRFYISTILNVNELKWIPTLTVNLLGCLLLGGFLAAFQKEELTYQWYVLLGIGFCGGLTTFSTFSVELFLLLKNASYVTALLYLLLSISLGIAAAALSFSYINKII
- a CDS encoding endonuclease/exonuclease/phosphatase family protein gives rise to the protein MWRKSFQIIGIIAALMSLLPLLAADYWWIRAFDFPHLQFTGFTLLAIILFFFTFKPKWINDYFYILILLGCFAFQFYRFIDYTPFVSTEVSESSDGITQEDIVSVYNVNLLQENKESEALIEEIKSKQPDIIVFTEANQRWKETIESSLGNSYAYKIEQPQENTYGMLLYSKMELIDGTIKFRVDPKIPSIEAKVKMRNGDLFQLYAIHPTPPMPQHNPKSTDRDKELMQIALESYEATLPVVVMGDFNDVAWSDSTQLTKTVGKLLDVRIGRGFYNTYHAKYPIFRWSLDHILTSSEFRLKDNGTGVSFGSDHFPYWVVLSFEPELSKEQTPEEPSEADLDRAKEQMNRSEKENVADNSK